Proteins from one Arachis duranensis cultivar V14167 unplaced genomic scaffold, aradu.V14167.gnm2.J7QH unplaced_Scaffold_70885, whole genome shotgun sequence genomic window:
- the LOC127744624 gene encoding ATP synthase protein MI25, whose product MRLSSTNMQARKMLFAAIPSICAFSSKKISIYNEEMIVARCFIGFIIFSRKSLGKTFKVTLDGRIQAIQEESQQFPHPNEVVPPESNEQQRLLRISLRICGTVVESLPMARCAPKCEKTVQALLCRNLNVKSATLPNATSSRRIRLQDDLGTKFNLLVRRKFCPQCISKAEKIELIRESLVVLRINKTNRI is encoded by the coding sequence ATGAGATTGAGTTCCACGAATATGCAAGCTAGAAAGATGCTATTTGCTGCTATTCCATCTATTTGTGCATTTAGTTCAAAGAAGATCTCAATCTATAATGAAGAAATGATAGTAGCTCGTTGTTTTATAGGCTTCATCATATTCAGTCGGAAGAGTTTAGGTAAGACTTTCAAAGTGACTCTCGACGGGAGAATCCAGGCTATTCAGGAAGAATCGCAGCAATTCCCCCATCCTAACGAAGTAGTTCCTCCGGAATCTAATGAACAACAACGATTACTTAGGATCAGTTTGCGAATTTGTGGGACCGTAGTAGAATCATTACCAATGGCACGCTGTGCGCCTAAGTGCGAAAAGACAGTGCAAGCTTTGTTATGCCGAAACCTAAATGTTAAGTCAGCAACACTTCCAAATGCCACTTCCTCCCGTCGCATCCGTCTTCAGGACGATCTAGGCACAAAGTTTAACTTATTAGTTAGGAGGAAATTTTGCCCCCAGTGTATCTCGAAAGCAGAAAAAA